One Massilia sp. 9096 genomic window carries:
- the polA gene encoding DNA polymerase I: MDNTLLLVDGSSYLYRAYHALPDLRSPDGYPTGAMHGMVNMLRRLRNDFPAAYIACVFDAKGKTFRDDLYPEYKATRASMPEDLGKQIEPIHEVVRHMGWPILMVEGVEADDVIGTLAAQATARGMNTVVSTGDKDLAQLVNDKVMLINTMSNEKLDEAGVAAKFGVPPNRIIDYLTLIGDTVDNVPGVNKCGPKTAVKWLALHGSLDGVIENAHTIGGAVGANLQAALEWLPKGRELITVKTDCDLTGHMVSIEESLVGRQEDKDALRDFFQRFGFKSLLRDLGHGNGSGSGNAGKYASPGAPALNSPEGALAGENATQPGMPIIKGEYETVTTAEQLERWMALIDAAPLTAVDTETTSLDPLNAEMVGISLSVEAGKGCYIPLAHRYAGVTEQLNREEVLEKLRPWLESPDKPKLGQNLKYDMHIFENHGVKLRGIAHDTLLQSYVFESHKPHDMDTMALRHLGYTTIPFVDVCGKGASQITFDQVELSRATEYAAEDADITLRLHHTMIGHVESDKGLDTIYRKIELPTQVVLQKIERNGVLIDSDKLAAQSNELAVRILELEQQAYEMAGGPFNLGSPKQIGEIFFGKLQLPVIKKTATGAPSTDEEVLQKLAEDYPLPKVLLEHRGLSKLKSTYTDKLPKMVNPNTGRVHTNYAQAVAITGRLASSDPNLQNIPVRTGEGRRIREAFVAAPGNVIVSADYSQIELRIMAHISGDEAMLRAFGAGEDIHRATAAEVFGVPPEEVQSEQRRYAKVINFGLIYGMSAFGLAANLGIERGAASNYIERYFARFAGVKRYMDETRLRAKERGYVETVFGRRLWLPEINSPNGPRRAGAERAAINAPMQGTAADLIKLAMIAVQDWIETEKLGTRMVMQVHDELVLEVPEGELELVKHKLPELMAGVATLKVPLLAETGVGPNWESAH; this comes from the coding sequence ATGGACAATACCCTCCTTCTCGTCGACGGTTCCAGCTATCTGTATCGCGCCTATCACGCGCTGCCCGACCTGCGCAGCCCGGACGGTTATCCGACCGGCGCGATGCACGGCATGGTCAACATGCTGCGGCGCCTGCGCAACGACTTCCCGGCCGCCTACATCGCCTGCGTGTTCGACGCCAAGGGCAAAACCTTCCGCGACGACCTGTATCCCGAGTACAAGGCGACGCGCGCGTCGATGCCGGAAGACCTGGGCAAGCAGATCGAACCGATCCACGAGGTGGTGCGCCACATGGGCTGGCCGATCCTGATGGTCGAGGGCGTCGAGGCCGACGACGTGATCGGCACGCTGGCGGCGCAAGCCACGGCGCGCGGCATGAACACGGTGGTCTCGACCGGCGACAAGGACCTGGCGCAGCTGGTCAACGACAAGGTCATGCTGATCAATACGATGAGCAACGAGAAGCTCGACGAAGCCGGCGTGGCCGCCAAGTTCGGCGTGCCGCCGAACCGCATCATCGATTACCTGACCCTGATCGGCGACACCGTCGACAACGTTCCCGGCGTGAACAAGTGCGGTCCGAAGACGGCGGTCAAGTGGCTGGCCCTGCACGGCTCGCTGGACGGCGTGATCGAGAACGCCCATACGATCGGCGGCGCGGTTGGCGCCAACCTGCAGGCGGCCCTGGAATGGCTGCCCAAGGGCCGCGAACTGATCACCGTCAAGACCGACTGCGACCTGACCGGCCACATGGTGTCGATCGAGGAAAGCCTGGTCGGCCGCCAGGAAGACAAGGACGCGCTGCGCGACTTCTTCCAGCGCTTCGGCTTCAAGAGCCTGCTGCGCGACCTGGGCCACGGCAACGGCAGCGGCAGCGGCAACGCCGGCAAATACGCCTCGCCAGGCGCGCCGGCCCTGAATTCGCCGGAGGGCGCGCTGGCCGGCGAGAACGCCACCCAGCCCGGCATGCCGATCATCAAGGGCGAGTACGAGACCGTCACCACGGCCGAGCAGCTGGAACGCTGGATGGCGCTGATCGACGCCGCGCCTTTGACCGCGGTCGACACCGAAACGACATCGCTCGACCCGCTCAACGCCGAGATGGTCGGCATCTCGCTGTCGGTCGAGGCGGGCAAGGGCTGCTACATCCCGCTGGCGCACCGCTACGCCGGCGTGACCGAGCAACTGAATCGCGAAGAGGTGCTGGAAAAGCTGCGCCCCTGGCTGGAAAGCCCGGACAAGCCGAAACTCGGCCAGAACCTGAAGTACGACATGCACATTTTCGAGAACCACGGCGTCAAGCTGCGCGGCATCGCGCACGACACGCTGCTGCAGTCGTACGTGTTCGAATCGCACAAGCCGCACGACATGGACACGATGGCGCTGCGCCACCTCGGCTACACGACGATTCCGTTCGTCGACGTGTGCGGCAAGGGCGCCAGCCAGATCACGTTCGACCAGGTCGAGCTGTCGCGCGCGACCGAGTACGCGGCCGAAGACGCCGACATCACGCTGCGCCTGCACCACACGATGATCGGCCACGTCGAAAGCGACAAGGGCCTGGACACCATCTACCGCAAGATCGAGCTGCCGACCCAGGTCGTGCTGCAGAAGATCGAGCGCAACGGCGTGCTGATCGACTCGGACAAGCTGGCCGCGCAGTCGAACGAACTGGCCGTGCGCATCCTCGAGCTCGAGCAGCAGGCCTACGAGATGGCCGGCGGCCCGTTCAACCTCGGCTCGCCCAAGCAGATCGGCGAGATTTTCTTCGGCAAGCTGCAGCTCCCGGTGATCAAGAAGACCGCGACCGGCGCGCCCTCGACCGACGAGGAAGTGCTGCAAAAGCTGGCCGAGGACTATCCGCTGCCCAAAGTCCTGCTCGAGCACCGCGGTCTGTCGAAGCTGAAGTCGACCTACACCGACAAGCTGCCGAAGATGGTCAACCCCAACACAGGCCGGGTGCACACCAACTATGCGCAGGCGGTGGCGATCACCGGGCGCCTGGCGTCGAGCGACCCGAACCTGCAGAACATCCCGGTGCGCACCGGCGAGGGCCGGCGCATCCGCGAAGCCTTCGTGGCGGCGCCGGGCAACGTGATCGTGTCGGCCGACTATTCGCAGATCGAGCTGCGCATCATGGCCCACATTTCCGGCGACGAGGCGATGCTGCGCGCCTTCGGGGCCGGCGAGGACATCCACCGCGCCACCGCGGCCGAGGTGTTCGGCGTGCCGCCGGAAGAGGTGCAGAGCGAGCAGCGCCGCTACGCCAAGGTCATCAACTTCGGCCTGATCTACGGCATGAGCGCCTTCGGCCTGGCCGCCAACCTGGGCATCGAGCGCGGCGCCGCCAGCAACTACATCGAGCGCTATTTCGCCCGCTTCGCCGGAGTGAAACGGTACATGGACGAGACCCGCTTGCGCGCCAAGGAGCGCGGCTACGTCGAAACCGTGTTCGGCCGCCGCCTGTGGCTGCCGGAGATCAATTCGCCCAACGGCCCGCGCCGCGCCGGCGCCGAACGCGCGGCGATCAACGCGCCGATGCAAGGCACGGCGGCCGACCTGATCAAGCTGGCGATGATCGCGGTACAGGACTGGATCGAGACCGAGAAGCTGGGCACGCGCATGGTGATGCAGGTGCACGACGAACTGGTGCTCGAAGTGCCGGAAGGCGAGCTGGAACTGGTCAAGCACAAGCTGCCCGAGCTGATGGCCGGCGTGGCCACGCTCAAAGTGCCGCTGCTGGCCGAGACCGGGGTGGGGCCGAACTGGGAATCGGCGCACTAA
- a CDS encoding ZIP family metal transporter, protein MFSFTLLSKVVERMVSLSVGIMLSTSLLHALPEAFESKADPRSLFGTLLAGLLAFFLLEKVALLRHSHHHEGDGHHHAHGHDKMQAGKAGWMILIGDGMHNFTDGILIAAAFLANPKLGIVTGVAIIAHEIPQEIGDFIVLLNAGFSRVRAYVFNLLCSLLAVAGALIGYATLDRASNLIPYVLVFASSGFIYIAVSDLMPQMQRRATVRESIPQVLLIGLGVVIVLFLTHGH, encoded by the coding sequence GTGTTTTCCTTCACGCTGCTGTCCAAGGTGGTCGAGCGCATGGTCAGCCTGTCGGTCGGGATCATGCTGTCGACGTCGCTCTTGCACGCGCTGCCGGAGGCGTTCGAATCGAAGGCCGATCCGCGCAGCCTGTTCGGCACGCTGCTGGCGGGTTTGCTGGCCTTTTTCCTGCTGGAAAAGGTCGCGCTGCTGCGCCACTCGCATCATCACGAGGGCGACGGCCACCATCACGCGCACGGCCATGACAAGATGCAGGCCGGCAAGGCCGGCTGGATGATCCTGATCGGCGACGGCATGCACAACTTCACCGACGGCATCCTGATCGCGGCGGCGTTCCTGGCCAACCCGAAGCTGGGCATCGTCACCGGCGTGGCCATCATCGCCCACGAGATTCCGCAGGAGATCGGCGACTTCATCGTGCTGCTCAATGCCGGCTTCTCGCGCGTGCGCGCCTACGTGTTCAATTTGCTGTGCAGCCTGCTGGCGGTGGCCGGCGCCCTGATCGGCTACGCCACGCTGGACCGCGCCAGCAACCTGATTCCCTACGTGCTGGTGTTCGCGTCCTCGGGCTTCATCTACATCGCCGTGAGCGACCTGATGCCGCAGATGCAGCGCCGGGCCACGGTGCGCGAATCGATCCCCCAAGTGTTGTTGATTGGCCTCGGCGTGGTCATCGTTCTGTTTCTGACGCACGGCCATTGA
- a CDS encoding dienelactone hydrolase family protein — protein sequence MNDIANKGFAAAVQPIVAQTAIHTDTDGLVAGTITLNIDGQDVPVYRAQPAGKDKLPVILVVSEIFGVHEHIADVARRFAKLGYLALAPELFVRQGDAHAISDIPTLFREIVLKAPDSQVNGDLDACVAWAADNGGDVDKLGITGFCWGGRATWLYAAHDPKVKAGVAWYGRVAGDKTENQPRQPVDIAPALTVPVLGLYAALDHGIPLDTVEQMKAALARGASGSTIVVYPDADHAFYADYRPTYHAESARDGFARALDWFKQHGVS from the coding sequence ATGAACGATATCGCAAACAAGGGCTTCGCGGCCGCCGTCCAGCCGATCGTCGCCCAGACGGCGATCCACACCGATACCGACGGCCTGGTCGCCGGCACCATCACGCTGAATATCGACGGCCAGGACGTGCCGGTCTACCGCGCTCAGCCGGCCGGCAAGGACAAGCTGCCGGTGATCCTCGTGGTCTCCGAAATCTTCGGCGTGCACGAGCACATCGCCGACGTCGCGCGCCGCTTCGCCAAGCTGGGCTACCTGGCGCTGGCGCCGGAACTGTTCGTGCGCCAAGGCGACGCGCACGCGATCTCGGACATCCCGACGCTGTTCCGCGAGATCGTGCTGAAGGCGCCGGACAGCCAGGTCAACGGCGATCTGGACGCCTGCGTGGCCTGGGCCGCGGACAACGGCGGCGACGTCGACAAGCTGGGCATCACCGGCTTTTGCTGGGGCGGCCGCGCCACCTGGCTGTACGCGGCGCACGACCCGAAGGTCAAGGCCGGCGTGGCCTGGTACGGCCGCGTCGCCGGCGACAAGACCGAAAACCAGCCGCGGCAGCCGGTCGACATCGCCCCGGCCCTGACGGTGCCGGTGCTGGGCCTGTACGCTGCCCTCGACCACGGCATCCCGCTCGACACCGTCGAGCAGATGAAGGCCGCGCTGGCCCGGGGTGCGAGCGGTTCGACCATCGTGGTCTACCCGGACGCCGACCACGCCTTCTACGCCGACTACCGTCCGACCTACCACGCCGAATCGGCCAGGGACGGCTTCGCGCGCGCGCTCGACTGGTTCAAGCAGCACGGTGTGAGCTGA
- a CDS encoding PEP-CTERM sorting domain-containing protein, with protein sequence MQRRFNAMLAALLFTAAAPALAQQSAEVSVGNLVYHLVDLAPDDGIAPLLSWTSDSVLAYASVYDGQANLIDSVQIETAGSSGFTNDYAAARVDAQGDAARIRFDLASGYGFASSNRSLHFTLSPHTQVVFDLDAALWASADPAAGSLPTALAELYGSLHGIGDGDGDWTFSTRALVDGGSQHGTLSVSALSQDAWVDGMLAYSAYAVAESQALPVPEPAPAALLTGGLGVLAAWRRRQRQ encoded by the coding sequence ATGCAAAGACGATTCAACGCCATGCTGGCCGCCCTTCTGTTCACGGCCGCCGCACCCGCCCTGGCCCAGCAATCCGCCGAAGTCAGCGTCGGCAACCTCGTCTACCACCTGGTCGACCTCGCGCCGGACGACGGCATCGCCCCGCTGCTGAGCTGGACCTCGGACAGCGTCCTCGCCTACGCCAGCGTCTACGACGGGCAAGCGAACCTGATCGACAGCGTACAGATCGAGACCGCGGGCAGCAGCGGCTTCACCAACGATTACGCCGCCGCGCGGGTGGACGCGCAGGGCGACGCCGCCCGCATCCGCTTCGACCTGGCCAGCGGCTACGGCTTCGCCTCGTCCAACCGCAGCCTGCACTTCACGCTGTCGCCGCACACGCAGGTGGTGTTCGACCTCGATGCCGCGCTCTGGGCCAGCGCCGACCCGGCCGCCGGTTCCCTGCCGACCGCACTGGCGGAGCTGTACGGCTCCCTGCACGGCATCGGCGACGGCGACGGCGACTGGACCTTCAGCACGCGTGCGCTGGTGGATGGCGGCAGCCAGCACGGCACCTTGTCGGTGTCGGCGCTGTCGCAGGACGCGTGGGTGGATGGCATGCTCGCCTACAGCGCGTACGCGGTGGCGGAATCGCAGGCGCTGCCGGTGCCGGAACCGGCGCCGGCAGCGCTGCTGACGGGAGGATTGGGCGTGCTGGCGGCGTGGAGGCGCCGCCAGCGGCAATGA